From one Catellatospora sp. IY07-71 genomic stretch:
- a CDS encoding arginase family protein codes for MRRIAVLDAPSNLGLRPPTETSVPGCAKAPGALRDKGLLTRLDARDAGCLTPPRYDPGDWRPGDGVAHAAQIHSYSVRLAERIGAIVDGGEFPLVLGGDCSILLGSALAMRRLGEEVGGRIGLVFVDGHSDFRHPGNAPYVGAAAGEDLALVTGRGQTELAGIEGRRPYFRDTDVVVLGIREHDEYRLDLQAAGFAVRPATAVRAEGARRTAQWARERLADCAGYWVHVDVDVLDPAVMPAVDAPEAGGIALTELELLLAGLVNTTDCLGMEITVFDPDHDPDGRYATELVAALTTGLTPLLPPKRAAKPRVPAPRKATPTPRAVA; via the coding sequence ATGCGCCGCATCGCGGTACTCGACGCGCCGTCGAACCTGGGCCTGCGCCCGCCGACCGAGACCTCCGTGCCCGGCTGCGCCAAGGCGCCCGGCGCGCTGCGCGACAAGGGGCTGCTCACCCGGCTCGACGCCCGGGACGCGGGCTGCCTGACGCCGCCGCGCTACGACCCGGGCGACTGGCGGCCCGGTGACGGCGTCGCGCACGCGGCGCAGATCCACTCGTACAGCGTGCGGCTGGCGGAGCGGATCGGCGCGATCGTGGACGGCGGCGAGTTCCCGCTGGTGCTCGGCGGGGACTGCTCGATCCTGCTGGGCTCGGCGCTGGCCATGCGCCGGCTCGGCGAGGAGGTCGGCGGCCGGATCGGGCTGGTCTTCGTGGACGGGCACTCCGACTTCCGGCACCCCGGCAACGCGCCGTACGTCGGCGCCGCCGCGGGCGAGGATCTCGCCCTGGTCACCGGCCGGGGCCAGACCGAGCTGGCCGGCATCGAGGGCCGCCGCCCCTACTTCCGCGACACCGACGTGGTCGTGCTCGGCATCCGCGAGCACGACGAGTACCGGCTCGATCTCCAGGCCGCCGGCTTCGCGGTCCGCCCCGCCACGGCCGTGCGCGCCGAGGGCGCCCGCCGCACCGCCCAGTGGGCCCGCGAGCGCCTGGCCGACTGCGCCGGCTACTGGGTGCACGTCGACGTCGACGTCCTCGACCCCGCCGTCATGCCCGCCGTCGACGCGCCCGAGGCGGGCGGCATCGCCCTCACCGAACTCGAACTCCTGCTGGCGGGCCTGGTCAACACCACCGACTGCCTGGGCATGGAGATCACCGTCTTCGACCCCGACCACGACCCCGACGGCCGCTACGCCACCGAACTCGTCGCCGCCCTCACCACCGGCCTGACCCCCCTCCTCCCGCCCAAACGCGCCGCCAAACCCCGCGTCCCCGCCCCCCGCAAGGCCACCCCCACCCCCCGCGCCGTCGCCTAG
- a CDS encoding penicillin-binding transpeptidase domain-containing protein: MALRANVRRPKIVLSLVAASLLFPALAACSKDDGPEPMLDAFLAGWKSGSFTDVSFVRASGERVDAAAVATELKALEGTFKDKPPALTKQSPRVENALAFADVAVSQPVTDKVTWEYTTSIRMTKGKDGWQVIWEPAVVHPKLTKGDELEVRRKSAARAGVLDGKGDEIVKPRPVKVIGVQPRDVTDLDKLVTDLAALFKTAKIDAGTSDLAARVKAAKPDAFVEIITLRLEAYSPIEAEFTALPGTVTRDEQWLLAPSRTFARAVLGTVGPVTKEIMDSKPGVYAVGDQAGLGGLQRAYDDRLRGAPGLSVVSTRKAADGTRQDTPLYTIEAKAGEALKTTLDPAVQLAAEKALGSVKQRSAMVAIRISDGALLAVANSGDDNLAFTAQVPPGSTFKAVSAYGLLDAGKVTANQIVPCPKFFTVDGRQFKNSNFMELGSVPFHTDFAKSCNTAFASLAPQLGPEGLAAAGSALGLGQTWDLGYPAFTGRVSAGGSPTELAAAVFGQGQTIVSPVAMAGVAAAVARGQWKQPVLLLDPAPAKAAPDGPALKQTTLDPLRAMMREVVTVGTATALKDVPGGPVSGKTGTAEYDDNPAHTHAWFIGWQGDIAFAVFVENGVKPSETAVPVTEKFLRAIR, encoded by the coding sequence ATGGCTCTGCGCGCGAACGTACGCCGTCCCAAGATTGTCCTCTCCCTGGTGGCGGCCTCGCTGCTGTTCCCGGCACTCGCCGCCTGCTCGAAGGACGACGGCCCGGAGCCGATGCTCGACGCCTTCCTGGCGGGCTGGAAGTCCGGCTCCTTCACCGACGTGAGCTTCGTGCGCGCCTCCGGCGAGCGGGTGGACGCCGCCGCCGTGGCCACCGAGCTGAAGGCGCTGGAGGGCACGTTCAAGGACAAGCCGCCGGCGCTCACCAAGCAGAGCCCGCGGGTGGAGAACGCCCTGGCCTTCGCCGACGTCGCCGTGTCGCAGCCGGTCACCGACAAGGTCACCTGGGAGTACACGACGAGCATCCGGATGACCAAGGGCAAGGACGGCTGGCAGGTCATCTGGGAGCCGGCCGTGGTGCACCCGAAGCTGACCAAGGGTGACGAGCTGGAGGTGCGCCGCAAGTCCGCGGCGCGGGCCGGGGTGCTGGACGGCAAGGGCGACGAGATCGTCAAGCCGCGGCCGGTGAAGGTGATCGGCGTGCAGCCGCGCGACGTCACCGACCTGGACAAGCTGGTCACCGATCTGGCCGCGCTCTTCAAGACCGCCAAGATCGATGCCGGCACGAGCGACCTGGCCGCCCGGGTCAAGGCCGCCAAGCCGGACGCCTTCGTCGAGATCATCACCCTGCGCCTGGAGGCGTACTCGCCGATCGAGGCCGAGTTCACCGCCCTGCCCGGCACGGTGACCCGCGACGAGCAGTGGCTGCTCGCACCGAGCCGCACCTTCGCCCGCGCGGTGCTGGGCACGGTCGGCCCGGTCACCAAGGAGATCATGGACAGCAAGCCCGGCGTGTACGCCGTCGGCGACCAGGCCGGGCTGGGCGGCCTCCAGCGCGCCTACGACGACCGGCTGCGCGGCGCCCCGGGGCTGAGCGTCGTGTCGACCCGCAAGGCGGCCGACGGCACCCGCCAGGACACCCCGCTCTACACCATCGAGGCCAAGGCCGGCGAGGCGCTCAAGACCACCCTCGACCCGGCCGTCCAGCTCGCCGCCGAGAAGGCGCTCGGCTCGGTCAAGCAGCGCAGTGCGATGGTCGCGATCCGGATCAGCGACGGCGCGCTGCTCGCCGTCGCCAACAGCGGCGACGACAACCTGGCCTTCACCGCGCAGGTCCCGCCGGGCTCCACCTTCAAGGCCGTCTCGGCGTACGGGCTGCTCGACGCGGGCAAGGTGACCGCGAACCAGATCGTGCCGTGCCCGAAGTTCTTCACCGTGGACGGCCGCCAGTTCAAGAACTCGAACTTCATGGAGCTGGGCAGCGTCCCGTTCCACACCGACTTCGCCAAGTCCTGCAACACCGCGTTCGCCTCGCTGGCCCCGCAGCTCGGCCCCGAAGGGCTGGCCGCCGCGGGCAGCGCGCTGGGCCTCGGCCAGACCTGGGACCTCGGCTACCCCGCCTTCACCGGCCGGGTGTCGGCCGGCGGCAGCCCCACCGAGCTGGCCGCGGCCGTCTTCGGCCAGGGCCAGACCATCGTCAGCCCCGTCGCCATGGCCGGCGTCGCCGCCGCCGTCGCCCGCGGCCAGTGGAAGCAGCCCGTCCTGCTGCTCGACCCCGCTCCCGCCAAGGCCGCCCCCGACGGCCCCGCCCTCAAGCAGACCACCCTCGACCCGCTGCGCGCGATGATGCGCGAGGTCGTCACCGTCGGCACCGCCACCGCCCTCAAGGACGTCCCCGGCGGCCCCGTCTCCGGCAAGACCGGCACCGCCGAGTACGACGACAACCCCGCGCACACCCACGCCTGGTTCATCGGCTGGCAGGGCGACATCGCCTTCGCCGTCTTCGTCGAGAACGGCGTCAAGCCCAGCGAAACCGCAGTCCCCGTGACCGAGAAGTTCCTCCGCGCGATCCGCTGA
- a CDS encoding NAD-glutamate dehydrogenase, with translation MESGGRVDGGASADVEAGASGDTIRVEGRPHARPDDLDDSELDEPLPNGERLIAAAVALAAGGSPDTPSLADDRLAEAQLVQRYWRFAPDEELVDLTPARLVEAARAHRELAQQRKPGELRLRLSQSEQPRHTVVEVVTDDMPFLVDSVTAALSARKDVQLLVHPVMVVRRDDAGTLTEVCADVEPDDAIPGDLIESWMRIEVGAIRDESELAHLRADLERVLGDVRKAVEDWPRMRAQALALADEISGAELPVPDRDITDSVELLRWLSDHHFTFLGYREYELVHVPGDGTDLMRAVPGTGLGILRDDEGSTVRALASMTPEAQHKALEKRLLIITKANSRATVHRSAYLDYIGFKTFDADGNVDGERRFLGLFSSAAYRTSVRDLPVIRRKVDSVLERSGLSARSHSGKDLVEILETYPRDELFQITTEDLYHAVTGVLRMAGRRQLRLFLRRDGYGRFISCLIYLPRDRFTTAHRLAMQDILLRELNGVGVDYTTRVSESNLARIHFIVRTDPNDPPGDVDVDALAEMLGDATRNWDDDFRLVLERKVGDEQARLLATRYVDALPETYKDGHLPYEAAQDLAKLELLEEPGQLEMHLFRRKFTAGAGSTVEATTPGNDVRFKVYRHGEPMLLSAVLPVLHSLGVRVTDERPYEVRRPDATVFVYDFGLQLPAGARDLAEVRAHVENAFAAAWRHEAEVDGFNELVLRAGLTWRQVVILRAYAKYLRQAGTVFSQESMESTFTAYPQIAAMLVALFETRFNPGLHLSDAERGSQAKELISAIGRQLEQVASLDQDRILRNYLTLMQATLRTSFFQKAADGRPKSYIAFKLDPQAIPDLPAPRPKFEIFVYSPRFEGVHLRFGAVARGGLRWSDRRDDFRTEILGLVKAQMVKNAVIVPVGAKGGFVLKQAPSPADRDAYQAEGVACYRRFISALLDITDNLDAGKVVPPLDVVRHDGDDPYLVVAADKGTATFSDIANEISASYGFWLGDAFASGGSAGYDHKKMGITARGAWESVKRHFRDLGHDTQTQDFTVVGVGDMSGDVFGNGMLLSEHIRLVAAFDHRHVFLDPNPDAAASYAERRRMFDLPRSSWADYDTSLISEGGGVFPRTAKSIAITPQVRAALGLADTVTAMSPAELMKAILLAPVDLLWNGGIGTYVKATTESHAEVGDKANDAIRVNGAHLRARVVGEGGNLGLTQAGRIEYARRGAQGHGGRIFTDFIDNSAGVDCSDHEVNIKILLGADPDLTLQARNELLASMTDEVAELVLRDNYGQATTLGNARAQTLSLLPVHRRLITELERAGKLDRALEGLPTDEELAARGENGEGLSTPEFAVLMAYVKIVLEEEIVQSDLPDEAWTAQTMADYFPTPLRGMTQQMAEHRLRRDIVTTVLVNETVNRGGITFIHRAVEETGAPAAEVLRAFEIVWEVFDLPALWAAVEATDNVVPTAAQTAVYLKARRLMDRAVRWLIQNRRAPLDVPGEIAKLRPGVADLMPRMKDMFVGAERAGIAEHEAELTALGAPRDLAERGARTLYSFGLLDVVEVATATGRDLDEVAGVYFVLSERFRIDDLLTKISMLPRDDRWQTLARMALRYDLYAALAALTAEVLAAAPSGTAEQRVVQWEQHNANAIAQARKSIAELDGAKADLAPLSVLLRQIRTLVRTAAAA, from the coding sequence ATGGAGTCTGGCGGCCGAGTCGACGGCGGTGCCTCCGCTGATGTCGAAGCCGGGGCGAGCGGTGACACCATCCGGGTCGAGGGGCGGCCGCACGCGCGGCCGGACGACCTCGACGACAGCGAGCTCGACGAGCCGCTGCCCAACGGCGAGCGCCTGATCGCGGCCGCGGTCGCGCTGGCCGCCGGGGGCAGCCCCGACACACCGAGCCTGGCTGACGACCGGCTGGCCGAGGCCCAGCTCGTGCAGCGCTACTGGCGCTTCGCCCCCGACGAGGAGCTGGTCGACCTGACCCCCGCCCGCCTGGTCGAGGCGGCCCGCGCCCACCGTGAGCTGGCGCAGCAGCGCAAGCCGGGCGAGCTGAGGCTGCGCCTGTCCCAGTCGGAGCAACCGCGCCACACCGTCGTGGAAGTGGTCACCGACGACATGCCGTTCCTGGTGGACTCCGTCACGGCGGCGCTGTCCGCGCGCAAGGACGTGCAGCTGCTGGTACACCCGGTGATGGTGGTGCGCCGCGACGACGCGGGCACGCTGACCGAGGTCTGCGCCGACGTGGAGCCCGACGACGCGATCCCCGGCGACCTGATCGAGAGCTGGATGCGCATCGAGGTCGGCGCCATCCGGGACGAGTCTGAGCTGGCACACCTGCGCGCCGACCTGGAGCGGGTGCTGGGCGACGTACGCAAGGCGGTCGAGGACTGGCCGCGCATGCGGGCCCAGGCGCTGGCGCTGGCCGACGAGATCTCCGGCGCCGAGCTGCCCGTGCCGGACCGCGACATCACCGACTCGGTGGAGCTGCTGCGGTGGCTGTCCGACCACCACTTCACCTTCCTCGGCTACCGCGAGTACGAGCTGGTCCATGTGCCCGGCGACGGCACCGACCTGATGCGGGCCGTGCCCGGCACGGGCCTGGGCATCCTGCGCGACGACGAGGGCTCCACCGTCCGCGCGCTGGCGTCGATGACGCCGGAGGCGCAGCACAAGGCGCTGGAGAAGCGCCTGCTGATCATCACGAAGGCGAACTCGCGGGCCACCGTGCACCGCTCCGCCTACCTGGACTACATCGGGTTCAAGACGTTCGACGCGGACGGCAACGTCGACGGGGAGCGGCGCTTCCTGGGCCTGTTCTCATCGGCGGCGTACCGCACCAGCGTGCGCGACCTGCCGGTGATCCGCCGCAAGGTGGACAGCGTGCTGGAGCGCTCCGGCCTGTCCGCGCGCAGCCACTCCGGCAAGGACCTCGTGGAGATCCTGGAGACCTACCCGCGCGACGAGCTGTTCCAGATCACCACCGAGGACCTCTACCACGCGGTCACCGGCGTGCTGCGTATGGCGGGCCGCCGCCAGCTGCGGCTGTTCCTGCGCCGCGACGGCTACGGCCGGTTCATCTCCTGCCTGATCTACCTGCCGCGGGACCGGTTCACCACCGCGCACCGGCTGGCCATGCAGGACATCCTGCTGCGCGAGCTGAACGGCGTCGGCGTCGACTACACCACCCGGGTGAGCGAGTCGAACCTGGCCCGCATCCACTTCATCGTGCGCACCGACCCGAACGACCCGCCCGGCGACGTGGACGTCGACGCGCTGGCCGAGATGCTCGGCGACGCCACCCGCAACTGGGACGACGACTTCCGGCTGGTGCTGGAGCGCAAGGTCGGCGACGAGCAGGCCCGGCTGCTGGCCACCCGCTACGTCGACGCGCTGCCGGAGACCTACAAGGACGGGCACCTGCCCTACGAGGCCGCGCAGGACCTGGCCAAGCTGGAGCTGCTGGAGGAGCCGGGCCAGCTGGAGATGCACCTGTTCCGGCGCAAGTTCACCGCGGGCGCGGGCAGCACGGTGGAGGCCACCACGCCCGGCAACGACGTGCGCTTCAAGGTGTACCGGCACGGCGAGCCGATGCTGCTGTCGGCGGTGCTGCCGGTGCTGCACTCGCTGGGCGTGCGGGTCACCGACGAGCGGCCGTACGAGGTGCGCCGCCCCGACGCGACCGTGTTCGTGTACGACTTCGGCCTGCAGCTGCCCGCCGGCGCGCGGGACCTGGCCGAGGTGCGCGCGCACGTGGAGAACGCCTTCGCCGCCGCGTGGCGGCACGAGGCGGAGGTCGACGGCTTCAACGAGCTGGTGCTGCGGGCCGGCCTGACCTGGCGCCAGGTCGTCATCCTGCGCGCGTACGCCAAGTACCTGCGCCAGGCGGGCACCGTCTTCTCGCAGGAGTCGATGGAGTCGACCTTCACGGCGTACCCGCAGATCGCGGCGATGCTGGTGGCGCTGTTCGAGACCCGGTTCAACCCCGGCCTGCACCTGTCCGACGCCGAGCGGGGCAGCCAGGCCAAGGAGCTGATCTCGGCGATCGGCCGCCAGCTGGAGCAGGTGGCGAGCCTGGACCAGGACCGCATCCTGCGCAACTACCTGACGCTGATGCAGGCGACGCTGCGCACCTCCTTCTTCCAGAAGGCGGCCGACGGGCGGCCCAAGTCGTACATCGCGTTCAAGCTCGACCCGCAGGCCATCCCGGATCTGCCCGCGCCCCGGCCCAAGTTCGAGATCTTCGTGTACTCGCCCCGCTTCGAGGGCGTGCACCTGCGCTTCGGCGCGGTGGCGCGCGGCGGCCTGCGCTGGTCGGACCGGCGCGACGACTTCCGCACCGAGATCCTGGGCCTGGTCAAGGCGCAGATGGTCAAGAACGCGGTGATCGTGCCGGTGGGCGCCAAGGGCGGCTTCGTGCTCAAGCAGGCGCCGTCCCCGGCCGACCGGGACGCGTACCAGGCCGAGGGCGTGGCCTGCTACCGCCGGTTCATCTCGGCGCTGCTGGACATCACCGACAACCTCGACGCGGGCAAGGTCGTGCCGCCCCTGGACGTGGTGCGCCACGACGGTGACGACCCGTACCTGGTGGTCGCCGCGGACAAGGGCACCGCGACGTTCTCCGACATCGCCAACGAGATCTCCGCTTCGTACGGGTTCTGGCTGGGCGACGCGTTCGCCTCGGGCGGCTCGGCCGGCTACGACCACAAGAAGATGGGCATCACCGCCCGCGGCGCGTGGGAGTCGGTCAAGCGGCACTTCCGCGACCTGGGCCACGACACCCAGACGCAGGACTTCACCGTGGTCGGCGTCGGCGACATGTCCGGCGACGTGTTCGGCAACGGCATGCTGCTCAGCGAGCACATCCGCCTCGTCGCCGCGTTCGACCACCGGCACGTGTTCCTCGACCCGAACCCGGACGCGGCGGCCTCCTACGCCGAGCGGCGGCGCATGTTCGACCTGCCGCGCAGCTCGTGGGCCGACTACGACACGTCGCTCATCTCGGAGGGCGGCGGGGTGTTCCCGCGTACCGCCAAGTCCATCGCGATCACCCCGCAGGTGCGCGCGGCCCTCGGGCTGGCCGACACGGTGACCGCGATGAGCCCGGCGGAGCTGATGAAGGCGATCCTGCTGGCCCCGGTCGACCTGCTGTGGAACGGCGGCATCGGCACCTACGTCAAGGCGACCACCGAGTCGCACGCCGAGGTGGGGGACAAGGCCAACGACGCCATCCGGGTCAACGGCGCGCACCTGCGCGCGCGTGTGGTCGGCGAGGGCGGCAACCTCGGTCTCACCCAGGCCGGGCGCATCGAGTACGCGCGCCGCGGCGCGCAGGGCCACGGCGGCCGGATCTTCACCGACTTCATCGACAACTCGGCCGGGGTGGACTGCTCCGACCACGAGGTCAACATCAAGATCCTGCTCGGCGCGGACCCGGACCTGACCCTCCAGGCCCGCAACGAGCTGCTGGCCAGCATGACCGACGAGGTCGCCGAGCTGGTGCTGCGGGACAACTACGGCCAGGCCACCACGCTCGGCAACGCCCGCGCGCAGACCCTGTCGCTGCTGCCCGTGCACCGCCGGCTCATCACCGAGCTGGAGCGGGCCGGCAAGCTCGACCGGGCACTGGAGGGCCTGCCCACCGACGAGGAGCTGGCCGCCCGCGGCGAGAACGGCGAGGGCCTGTCCACGCCCGAGTTCGCGGTGCTGATGGCGTACGTGAAGATCGTGCTGGAGGAGGAGATCGTCCAGTCCGACCTGCCCGACGAGGCGTGGACGGCGCAGACGATGGCCGACTACTTCCCGACGCCGCTGCGCGGGATGACCCAGCAGATGGCCGAGCACCGGCTGCGCCGCGACATCGTCACCACGGTGCTGGTCAACGAGACCGTCAACCGGGGCGGCATCACCTTCATCCACCGCGCGGTGGAGGAGACCGGCGCTCCCGCCGCCGAGGTGCTGCGCGCCTTCGAGATCGTCTGGGAGGTCTTCGACCTGCCCGCGCTGTGGGCCGCCGTCGAGGCGACCGACAACGTGGTGCCGACCGCCGCCCAGACCGCCGTCTACCTCAAGGCCCGGCGGCTCATGGACCGCGCGGTGCGCTGGCTCATCCAGAACCGGCGCGCCCCACTGGACGTGCCCGGCGAGATCGCGAAGCTCAGGCCCGGCGTGGCCGACCTGATGCCGCGGATGAAGGACATGTTCGTCGGCGCCGAGCGGGCCGGCATCGCCGAGCACGAGGCCGAGCTGACCGCCCTGGGCGCACCCCGGGACCTGGCCGAGCGGGGCGCCCGCACGCTCTACAGCTTCGGCCTGCTCGACGTCGTCGAGGTCGCCACGGCCACCGGCCGCGACCTCGACGAGGTGGCCGGCGTCTACTTCGTCCTCTCCGAGCGCTTCCGCATCGACGACCTGCTCACCAAGATCTCGATGCTCCCGCGCGACGACCGCTGGCAGACCCTGGCGAGAATGGCCCTGCGCTACGACCTCTACGCCGCCCTGGCTGCCCTCACCGCCGAAGTCCTCGCCGCCGCCCCCTCGGGCACCGCCGAGCAACGCGTCGTCCAGTGGGAGCAGCACAACGCCAACGCCATCGCCCAGGCGAGAAAGTCCATCGCCGAACTCGACGGCGCCAAGGCCGACCTGGCCCCCCTGTCGGTCCTGCTCCGCCAGATCCGCACCCTGGTCCGCACC